Proteins encoded in a region of the Rutidosis leptorrhynchoides isolate AG116_Rl617_1_P2 chromosome 9, CSIRO_AGI_Rlap_v1, whole genome shotgun sequence genome:
- the LOC139869277 gene encoding protein ALP1-like: MKDTYKMLEFLDDEKIVSFINSLTEEEVDGEASSSRFPRSRSRVYIARDREDAAIREYLRKPIAQDIDRLYNFHEQKHGLPGSNNDINVLNASPIFNSIKDGTAPPSPFDVNGRHYERGYYLGDGIYPDWAMLVKAPHNPIDEPRKKFKRFQESARKDIERAFGVLQGRFAMLKTPARSKDFNKIRRHMHACIVLHNMIQENNGFAI; this comes from the exons atgAAAGATACTTACAAGATGCTCGAGTTTCTTGATGATGAAAAAATTGTTAGTTTTATTAATAGTTTAACGGAAGAAGAAGTGGATGGAGAAGCAAGCAGTTCGCGATTCCCTCGAAGCCGAAGCCGGGTTTATATTGCTAGGGATCGTGAAGATGCTGCTATAAG AGAATATTTGCGAAAACCCATTGCCCAAGATATCGATAGACTTTATAATTTTCACGAACAAAAACATGGTTTACCGG GTTCGAACAATGATATTAACGTTCTAAATGCATCACCAATTTTCAACTCTATAAAAGATGGAACGGCTCCACCTTCACCATTTGATGTCAACGGGCGTCACTACGAAAGAGGGTATTACCTAGGCGATGGTATATACCCAGATTGGGCCATGTTGGTAAAAGCGCCTCATAATCCAATTGACGAACCACGTAAAAAATTTAAACGTTTTCAAGAAAGTGCAAGGAAAGATATTGAGCGTGCATTTGGAGTATTACAGGGTAGATTTGCAATGTTAAAGACTCCGGCGAGATCTAAAGacttcaacaaaattagaagacatatGCATGCGTGTATTGTATTACATAACATGATTCAGGAAAATAACGGTTTTGCTATTTGA